The sequence GGTGGGCGGAGCCCTCGGGGGCGGGTACGGCGGTCAGCGGGCGGCCGATGTGCTGGGCGTGGGACTCCTCGCTGACACCGGGGATGCCCTTGGGCACCTTGCGGTAGCGGTCGTAGTCGTCCCACGAGATGAGGTGGCGGACCTCGATGCCGCGGCGGCGGATCTCGTCGGCGACCAGGTGCGGGGTCATGACCTCGCGGAGGTTGCCCAGGTGGATGGGGCCGGAGGGGGAGAGTCCGGACGCGACGACAAGCGGTTTGCCGGGGGCTCGGCGCTCCGCCTCGGCGATGACCTCGTCCGCGAAACGGGAGACCCAGTCGGTCTCGGTGCTGCTCTGCGCCACGACACGTCCTTCTATCTCGAATGCTGGCTTCAGCCATTCTCCCAGACGGAAGTGGCCGCTCCGAGGTTGCTCGGCGCTCCACTTATCCCGGGAAACGGACAGCCCCCGCGTGGGATACTCGGCACTTGTCGGAACACCCAAGTGCACCCACCGGCACACCCTCACAGGAACGGCAGCTCATGGCCTCGGTCCCTTCCCTCGCTTCTTCCGTCAATCAGCGCGTCGCGGACGCCCTCGCCTCCGCCATGCCGGAGGCCGGTGCCACCGACCCGCTGCTGCGACGAAGCGACCGGGCCGACTTCCAGGCCAACGGGATCCTGGCCCTCGCGAAGAAGGCGAAGGCCAACCCGCGCGAGCTGGCGACGACCGTGGTCGGAGGCATCCCGACCGGTGACCTGATCCAGGAGATCGAGGTCTCGGGCCCGGGCTTCCTCAACATCACGATCACCGACAGGGCGATCATCGAGACCCTCGCCGCGCGGGCGGGCGACGACCGCCTCGGCGTGCCGCTCGCCGCGAAGCCGGGCACCACGGTGATCGACTACGCGCAGCCGAACGTGGCCAAGGAGATGCACGTCGGCCACCTGCGGTCCGCCGTGATCGGCGCCGCGATGGTCGAGATCCTGGAGTTCACGGGCGAGAAGGTGATCCGCCGCCACCACATCGGCGACTGGGGCACCCAGTTCGGCATGCTCATCCAGTACCTGCTGGACCACCCGCACGAGCTGGACCACAAGGCGGGCGAGGAGGTCTCCGGCGAGGAGGCCATGTCCAACCTGAACCGCCTCTACAAGGCCTCGCGCGCGCTCTTCGACTCCGACGAGGAGTTCAAGACGCGGGCCCGGGCGCGCGTGGTGGACCTCCAGGCCGGCGAGCCGCAGACCCTCGCCCTGTGGCAGCGGTTCGTGGACGAGTCGAAGATCTACTTCTACTCCGTCTTCAACAAGCTGGACATGGACATCCAGGACCCGGACGTGGTCGGCGAGTCCGGCTACAACGACATGCTGGTGGAGACCTGCAAGCTGCTGGAGGACTCGGGCGTCGCCGTCCGCTCCAACGGCGCGCTGTGCGTGTTCTTCGACGACGTCAAGGGCCAGGACGGCAACCCGACCCCGCTGATCGTCCAGAAGTCCGACGGCGGTTTCGGCTACGCCGCGACCGACCTGTCCGCGATCCGCAACCGGGTGGGCGAGCTGGGCGCGACCGAGCTGATCTACGTGGTCGACGCGCGGCAGTCCCTGCACTTCAAGATGGTCTTCGAGACGGCGCGCCGCGCGGGCTGGCTGAACGACGAGGTCAAGGCCGTGCAGCTGGCCTTCGGCACCGTGCTCGGCAAGGACGGCAAGCCGTTCAAGACCCGTGAGGGCGAGACGGTCCGGCTGGTGGACCTGCTGGACGAGGCCGTGGAGCGGGCGACGGCGGTCGTGCGGGAGAAGGCCGAGAAGGTGGGCCTGACCGAGGCGGAGATCGTCGAGAACGGCCAGTACGTGGGCATCGGCGCGGTGAAGTACGCCGACCTGTCGACCTCGGCCGCGCGGGACTACAAGTTCGACCTGGACCAGATGGTCGCGCTGAACGGCGACACCTCCGTGTACCTCCAGTACGCGTACGCCCGGATCAAGTCCATCCTGCGCAACGCGGGCGACCGCAAGGCCGTTCCCCACCCGGAGCTGGCACTGGCCCCGGCCGAGCGTGCGCTGGGCCTGCACCTGGACCACTTCGGCGAGCTGATCGCCGAGGCGGCCGCGGATCACGCCCCGCACAAGGTGGCCGCGTACCTCTACCAGCTGGCCTCGCTGTACACGACGTTCTACGACCAGTGCCCGGTCGTGAAGCCCGAGCCCGAGCTGACTGTGGGCGAGAACCGCCTCTTCCTGTGCGAGCTGACGGCCCGCACCCTCAGCAAGGGCATGTCCCTCCTCGGCATCCGGACCCCCGAGAAGCTCTGACGCACCACCCGACGGCCCCCGGCGCACCCGCCCCGGGGGCCGTCGCGTTCCCCGGCCCGGGCCGGGGACGGAGGGCCAGGGAGTGTCGTCAAAGTGGCGTCGGCCGCCCGTAGGGCGGTGCTGTCGGGGTCTGGTGCTTGCGATCGCAAGGCGGAGGAGGGAGTCGATGCGGAGCATCGGCGGCCGCCGCGCCCGCCGCGGTCCAGCCCGGCGTCACCGCCTCGGCGGACAACACCGAGACGATCATCACGGGTACCACCGGGCTGAACCGGGGCGAGGCCTGGTTCTCGCCCGACGGGCAGACCATGCTCGTGCAGCAGACCGACGGGCACGTCGTGCTCTACCACCAGGGCCGGGCCATCTGGACGGCCGTCGGCAGCTACGGCTACGGGAACACCTTCTACATGCAGGCCGACGGCAACCTCGTCTCCTACGACGCCGCCATGCGCCCCCTGTGGAACAGCGCCACCGACCGCCACTGGGGCGCGCACCTGGCGATCCAGAACGGCGGCAACCTGGTGGTGTACTACGGCTCCACCCCGCTGTGGTGGTCCAACTTCCGGCCGGGCGGCCCGGTGGACCCGGACCCGGGCGAGTGCAACCCGAGGCCGGGCCGGCTCTGCCCGTAGTCCTCACGTCCACCGAGGTGGTCCTCGCCTCCGCCCCGCCGCCGGAGCGGCCCCCGCAGCTGTTGCCGGGACCGTACGTATTTCGCAATCCCGTAGCTCTCTGCAAGCACCTCCCGTCTCACTAACCTTGGCGCCTCCCAAGGGGTTTGGGGTGGATCCGGGCGACTGTCCGGATCCCGGGGAGGTAAAGAGCATGCAGTTCAAGCGCATGGCCGTCGTGGCAGCAGCAGCGGTGGCCGGCCAGACGCTACTGATGGCCGCACCGGCGGTGGCCGAGGACCAGCCGGCGGTGACCGTGCCGGACGCGGTGCCCGCGGACACCGCCGAGGCGGCCGGATCACCGGCCCGGGCGGAGGCACCGGCGAAGGCACCGCCGAAGGAGCAGGCGAAGGAGCAGGCGAAGGACAAAACCCAGGCGAAGGACAAGGCCGGGGAGGAAGTCGGGGAGAAGGCCGAGGGGAAGGCCGGGGGGACGGGGCAGGCCGCGGAGAGCGGCGTGCAGGAACCTGCCGCCCGCGCCGTGGCCGCCGCGCCGGAGGTGCCCGACGTCCCGGCCGTGCCGGAGGCGCAGGCGCAGCCGCAGACACAGGCGCTGCCCGAGGCCGCGGCCGAGGCAGCCGAGGCTGTGGAGGAGGACCAGGACACCGGGTCCGACCGGATGCTGATGGGCCCCGAGGTCACCGTCCAGGGCATCCCCGCGGACGGCTTCAAGGCCGACGGCAGCTGGACCGCGCTCACCGTGACCGTGGACAACTCGGGCCACGTCGCCGTACCGGGCTACACCCCGATGCTGGGCGTCTCGCAGGCCGCGGGGCAGTTCGCGCCCGCCCACGTCAAGGTCGAGTACCGCACCGCGGGCGGGCCGTGGACGGCTGCCGTCCAGGACTCGGCGTCGGCCCCCGCACTGGGCTACGCCCTCGGCGGCGGCGCCGCGGTGCCCTCCGGCGAGGTCCAGACGATCGAGGTCCGGATCAGCTTCGCCGCGGACACCCCGGTCGTGCCGTTCGACCTGACGGCGGACGGCAGGAGCCGGGTCGGCACCTCCACCGGCACCTCTCCCACGTCCTCGTACGCGACCAGGATCGCGGGCGCGCCCGGCGGTGACGAGGATCCGCTGTTCACCGAGGGTCCCGCCCTGACGGTGAGCGGGGTGCCGGGATCGGTCAGGGCGGGCGGCGACTGGACGGACCTCTCGGTCCGGGTGGACAACACGGGCAAGGGCGAACTGGCGGCCTTCGACCTGGGACTTGTCCTGGCCCGGCCCGACTTCGTGTCCATGCAGGCCTCGCAGATCACGGTCGAGGTGCTGCGGGCGGGCGCGGACGGACAGGCCGCGGCCTGGCAGTCCGTCGAGATCACGTCGGACGAGGACGGCTACTTCTTCGCGGGCGGCCTCGCGGGCGGCCCGATCGCCGCCGGTGCGGCCTTCGACGTCCCGGTCCGCGTCCGCTTCTCCGCCGACGCCCCGACCGGCTCGGTCTCCTTCTTCGCCTGGGGCACGTCCCAGGTCGACGCGGAAACACCCCCGCCGTGGGCCGGCTCCCGCTCGAAGCGACAGCTGACGACCCTCCTGGAACCCGCCACCGTCCCGGGCGGCGAAACCCCGGGCGGCGGCACCCCCGGGGGCGAGACGCCCGGCGGGGAAACCCCGGGCGGAAGCACCCCTGGGAGCGAGACCCCGGGCGGGGAAACCCCGGGTGGCAGCACCCCCGGGGGCGAGACCCCGGGCGGGGAAACCCCAGGTGGCAGCACCCCTGGCGGCGGGACACCCGGCGGGGAGACTCCCGGCGGCGGCACCCCCGGTGGGGGCACCCCAGGCGGCGAGACGCCCGGCGGGGAAACCCCGGGCGGTGGCACCCCCGGGAGCGAGACGCCGGGCGGGGAAACTCCGGGCGGCGGCACCCCTGGGGGCGAGACACCCGGCGGGGAAACCCCCGGGAGCGAGACACCCGGCGGAGAGACCCCGGGCGGAAGCACTCCCGGTGGAGGCACACCTGGAGGCGAGACCCCGGGCGGAGGCGCCCCCGGTGGGGAGATCCCCGGAGGCAGCACACCCGGAGGCGGAACCCCGGGCGGAGGAACCCCAGGGGGCGGGACACCTGGCGGAGGAACCCCCGGGAGCGAGACACCCGGCGGAGAGACCCCGGGCGGAGGCGCCCCCGGTGGGGAGATCCCCGGAGGCAGCACACCCGGAGGCGGAACCCCCGGAGGCAGCACACCCGGAGGCGGAACCCCGGGAGGCGGCACACCCGGTGGGGGCACCCCCGGAGGTGGAACCCCCGGCGGCAACGTGCCGAAGCCGAACGGTGGCACCAGCACCCCCGGCACGGGCACCGGCACGAGCACCGGCACCGGCACCACCGCGAGCGGTGGCGGGCTGGCCGCCACCGGGTCCGACCCGGCCACCACCTGGGCCCTCGGCGGCGCAGGTACGGCCCTGGTCCTGGGCGCGGCCCTGGTCGCCGGCACCGGACGCCACCGTCGCCGCACCACGGCCTGACGCATCCCACCCCCGCCTCCGCCCGGCGGCAGGCAGGGGCCGTCCTCGTTCCCGGCTTCACCCGTACGGCCCGGTTCGGGCCGTACGGGCCGGGTAGGGGACGGCCCGTCCAACCCCACCCCTTCCCCGGAGGCCTCCGTGCCCGACATGAACGGCCCCTACAAGCCCGGCACCCCGTGCTGGATCGACCTCATGGTTCCCGACCAGCAGGCGGCCCTCGACTTCTACTGCGACCTCTTCGGCTGGCAGGGCGAGATCGGCCCGGCCGAGACGGGCGGCTACTCCGTCTGCACCCTCAAGGGGAAGCCCGTCGCCGGGATCATGAAGGCGATGAACCCGGACGGCACCGTCCCCGACCCGATGCCGCCGACCGTGTGGACCACGTACCTGGCCACCGACAGCCTCGACTCGACCCTGAAGTCGGTCACGGACGCGGGCGGCACGGTGATGATGCCCGCCATGGACGTCATGGAGCTCGGGCGGATGGCCGTGATTGCCGACCCGACCGGCGCGGTCGTGGGCCTGTGGGAGGCGGGCTCCTTCGACGGGGCGGGCATCGTCAACGAGCACGGCGCGCTGATCTGGAACGAGCTGGGCACCGGCGACAAGGACGCGGCGGCCGCGTTCTACTCCGCCGTGCTGCCCGTCACCACGGCCCCCGCGCAGATGGACGGCGCCGAGGGGTACACGGAGTTCAAGGTCGGCGGCCGCTCGGTCGCCGGGATGATGAGCCTGGACGAGATGCCGCCCGGCACGCCCCCGTACTGGATGGCGTACTTCCAGGTGGACGACGTAGACAGCATCCAGGCCGCCGCCACCCGGGCCGGAGGCAACGTCCTCGCCCCCGCCTTCGACATGCCGGTGGGCCGCATGGCCGTCCTCACCGACCCGCAGGGCGCCCCCTTCGCGGTGATCAACGCCACGGCCCCGGAACCGCCGGCCTGACGCGCCATGCCTCCGGCGGTCCGGCGGTCCGGCGGTCGGGCGGGGCTGCGGTCCGGCGAGGCCGCGGTGCGCCCGTACGCGGCCCCGCGCGGCCGGGTCCGGCGGCCCGGGGGTTCGGCCCCGGCCGGGCATCGGCCCGGCCGGAGCCGAGGTGTCACCCGCGGAGGCGGGCGGCCTCCGCCCGGGCCCTGGTCGCCTGCCCCTCGTCACCCGTCGAGGCGTACAGCCCCGCCGCCCGCTCCCAGGCCTCCGCGGCCTCGGCGGGGCGGTGCAGCAGGGCCAGCAGGTTCCCGAGCCCGGCGGCAACGAGCGCCTCATGGGCGGGACCCGCCACCCCGGCCATGAGCGCACAAGCCCGTTCCTGGGCCGCCAGGGCCTCTTCCAGCCGCCCCGCTTCCTGGTCGATCTGCGCCAGGTTGTGCAGGGTCCCGCCCTCCCCGTGCCGGTCGCCCTCCGCCACGAACACGGCGAGGGCCTCCTCGTAGCGGGCCCGCGCCTCCTGCGTCCTGCCGTCGCTCCGCAGGAGGCTCGCAAGTCCGTTGAGCGCCCAGCCCTCCCGCTTGCGGTTGCCGAGTCGCCGCACGCGCGCGAGGACCTCCTCCCGTACGGCGAGCGCCTCCTGCCTGCGGCCGGCCTCCCAGAGCGCGTCCGCGAGGAACGCCCGTGCCTCCGCCTCCCGGTGGGGGTCGTTCGTGTCCCGCAGGAACTCGACGGCCTTCCGGTACGCGGCGACGGCCTCCTCCGTCCGTCCCAGTTTCTCGTAGACCTTGCCCAGTCCGGTCAGCGTCGCGCCCAGCGCATGCGTGATCCCCAGCTCGCTCAGGATCTCCCGCGCGCCCTCGTACGCCTGGAGGGCCTCCTCGAAGCGGTGCCCGTCCCGGTGCAGGCCACCGAGCAGGTTCAGCGCCTTGCCCTCCCCCATCCGCAGGGGTACCTCACGGAACACGGCGAGGGCCTCCGTCGCCTTATCGGTCGCCTCCTCCCGCGCGAACACGTTGACCAGGACGAGCGCCAGGTCGTACAGCCCCACGCCGACGTCCTCACGGGTGCCGGTCCGCCGGGCCACGTCCAGCAGCCGCCGCGCCACGGCCACCGCTTCCTCCACGTGTCCGTAGAGCAGGAGGTACGGCCTCACCAGCTGGCCCAGCCGTGTAGCGGTGTCCGGTCTTCCTTCGGCCGCGGCGAGGTCCACGGCGGCGACCAGCAGGGGGCGTTCGGCATCGAGCCAGCGCAGCGCCTCCGCCGTCGACGGCAGCCCCGGCCCCCCAGGCGCACGGCCGCTCATCCCCAGCGCTTGCTGCGTCCTGCCCGCATCCGCGATCAGGCTCGTCAGGAGGGCGTCGACCGCCGCGTCCCGGCCGTCCTGCTGCGCGCACTCCTCGCCGCGCTCCTGCGCGTACAGCCGGACCAGGTCGTGCATGCGCCAGCGTCCCGAGCCGAGGGGCTGCTCGGTGAGCAGGCTGGCCCGGACGAGACCGGCCAGCCTGGAACGCAGGCCGACGGCCTGGCCGGTGATCAGCTGGGCGTAGTGGGTGGAGCAGTCAGGTCCCGGGTTCACCGTGAGCAGCCGGAAGATCCTGGCCTGGTCGGCGGGGAGCCGCTCGTACGAGAGCCCGAAGGCGGCCCGGACCCCGACCGGGACCCCGCCGTCGCCCTCGTCGAAGGTCAGCGCCTCCAGCCGGGTCCGGGCGTCGGCCAGTTGGCCCGCCAGGGCCGCCGCGGGCAGGCCCGGATCGCCCGCGAGCAGCGCCCCGGCCACCGTCAGGGCCAGCGGGAGGCGCCCGCAGGCCTCGGCGACGGCCGCCAGGGCTTCGGGC comes from Streptomyces sp. NBC_01408 and encodes:
- the argS gene encoding arginine--tRNA ligase, with translation MASVPSLASSVNQRVADALASAMPEAGATDPLLRRSDRADFQANGILALAKKAKANPRELATTVVGGIPTGDLIQEIEVSGPGFLNITITDRAIIETLAARAGDDRLGVPLAAKPGTTVIDYAQPNVAKEMHVGHLRSAVIGAAMVEILEFTGEKVIRRHHIGDWGTQFGMLIQYLLDHPHELDHKAGEEVSGEEAMSNLNRLYKASRALFDSDEEFKTRARARVVDLQAGEPQTLALWQRFVDESKIYFYSVFNKLDMDIQDPDVVGESGYNDMLVETCKLLEDSGVAVRSNGALCVFFDDVKGQDGNPTPLIVQKSDGGFGYAATDLSAIRNRVGELGATELIYVVDARQSLHFKMVFETARRAGWLNDEVKAVQLAFGTVLGKDGKPFKTREGETVRLVDLLDEAVERATAVVREKAEKVGLTEAEIVENGQYVGIGAVKYADLSTSAARDYKFDLDQMVALNGDTSVYLQYAYARIKSILRNAGDRKAVPHPELALAPAERALGLHLDHFGELIAEAAADHAPHKVAAYLYQLASLYTTFYDQCPVVKPEPELTVGENRLFLCELTARTLSKGMSLLGIRTPEKL
- a CDS encoding VOC family protein: MNGPYKPGTPCWIDLMVPDQQAALDFYCDLFGWQGEIGPAETGGYSVCTLKGKPVAGIMKAMNPDGTVPDPMPPTVWTTYLATDSLDSTLKSVTDAGGTVMMPAMDVMELGRMAVIADPTGAVVGLWEAGSFDGAGIVNEHGALIWNELGTGDKDAAAAFYSAVLPVTTAPAQMDGAEGYTEFKVGGRSVAGMMSLDEMPPGTPPYWMAYFQVDDVDSIQAAATRAGGNVLAPAFDMPVGRMAVLTDPQGAPFAVINATAPEPPA
- a CDS encoding tetratricopeptide repeat protein; this encodes MGVEQWAKASGESQITQIAGDQYVYEPGAGPAPQALLGLPEAPAVLVGRDGPVRELLALLADGGSPVAVVAGLAGVGKSALAVATAHRAVELGWFADRVFFLSLRGYAPDGGVSGPQAVQELLGHLGIRDTDLPPSPQGQLALYRARLAAYAQAGQRVLVVADDAGSVAQVRDLVPAGDTHRLLVTSRHRLVAPGFAARLIALDELEEGPSAQLLAGALLRTWPDDPRTAREPEALAAVAEACGRLPLALTVAGALLAGDPGLPAAALAGQLADARTRLEALTFDEGDGGVPVGVRAAFGLSYERLPADQARIFRLLTVNPGPDCSTHYAQLITGQAVGLRSRLAGLVRASLLTEQPLGSGRWRMHDLVRLYAQERGEECAQQDGRDAAVDALLTSLIADAGRTQQALGMSGRAPGGPGLPSTAEALRWLDAERPLLVAAVDLAAAEGRPDTATRLGQLVRPYLLLYGHVEEAVAVARRLLDVARRTGTREDVGVGLYDLALVLVNVFAREEATDKATEALAVFREVPLRMGEGKALNLLGGLHRDGHRFEEALQAYEGAREILSELGITHALGATLTGLGKVYEKLGRTEEAVAAYRKAVEFLRDTNDPHREAEARAFLADALWEAGRRQEALAVREEVLARVRRLGNRKREGWALNGLASLLRSDGRTQEARARYEEALAVFVAEGDRHGEGGTLHNLAQIDQEAGRLEEALAAQERACALMAGVAGPAHEALVAAGLGNLLALLHRPAEAAEAWERAAGLYASTGDEGQATRARAEAARLRG